Genomic segment of Gasterosteus aculeatus chromosome 4, fGasAcu3.hap1.1, whole genome shotgun sequence:
cAAGACATAAAAACGGGTAAGTGTGGTGCAATTACTGAAACCATTCACGTATCCTATTGATGTACCAGGAATGTTAAACCATAACAAAAGGTCTATTTTACAAAAAATAGACCTACCCACATaaaaaggagaacaaaaaaTCTGACAATAGAATAGATTTTGTTGAAGGTGAAACTATGTTTATGTCCTCGTCAGTTAAATAAGTAATGACTATGAACACATGTTAATTGTCTTCATAGTCATATTTACAGCGTGGCAAAAGCCAAAGGCTCTAGATAATAGTGTTTGAGTTGGTAAGTGGAAAGAGATATTTATTCGGGATTTCGTGTGTGGCTTCAGAAGTTGCATTTTAGTAATGCCAAAAACTGTTCATTAATATGTTGGGGCTTGTGTTGCTTGTTTTCCTCCATCTCCATTTGGTGGTATGGAGCAGGTTACCAACTAATAGCATTTTTGAGCAAGAAGCAGAGCCTtgtctgtgtatgtctgtgAAACGGCATCTTAGAATAAGAGATTGCCAAATAAGTTCACTTAATGCTGTATAGATGCAGTGATTGAAGACGATggccacattttaaaaacctGTGAAAACACTTACATGTAGATATTATTGTATACCTGCCGGTTTCTTTTGTTGCATCTTAGTTCAGATAAAGAACACCTAACATgcctattttattatttttatttttgaattatttatACTGTAAAATGATCATTGTAGAAAATCAACTGCCAGGACACCGGTCTGTCTCCTGGTTGGCGGAGAGTCGCTCGCCGATGTCACTGATGGATGAATCCCAGGAATAGTAGTCGAGCGCCGATAAGATCAGCGGTGGAATAATGGCTCTCTCCAGAGGTTTGAGGTGCTGTCAAAGGGTTTTCTCCTGGATACCTGTTCTTATAATAACCTGTGTGGTATTGTGGTCGTACTACGCCTACGTATTTGAGCTATGTCTTTGTAAGTATGACACGTCGTGTCCCTTtgttttgatttcttttgtACCGTTTGATTGAAGACATCGCGGATTGCCGCACCGCAGTGTTGACAAAAATATCGCGTAAAAGCGAGCAGAACAGGCGGAAGTGGTTTAGGATGTGTGCTTTTGTTGAGATAACGCGACATTCAGCTATTAACAGAGTAAGTCGTTATTATTTTCTCCTCTTAGAGGTTAACGTTGAGGCTGTTGTTTTGTAGCTAGCTAATACCTGTCAATCTGGCTAGTCGTGTTAGCCGGTAGATGTTGTGCCTCCTTGAGGCGACAGAAGTCACACTGTTGATCGTCACTGTCAACccgctctgtttgttttttgtgatgcCGTATTCTTGTCTTTACAGTTACACTCACCAACACACTGGAAAAAGGTAAGTGACTCACACATTTATTGTGCAATAAGCGCTGTGCTGCTATAACGTTTTATTACTTTTGTTTTAtagctgttttgttaaataaatgtgatgGTTTGTTTGTGCTTGCAGTGGCCTATCTACTGGTATTTCATGTTTGCTTTGTGATGTTCTCCTGGACCTACTGGAAGTCCATATTTACCCCTCCTGCATCACCATGCAAAAAGGTATCCTAGGACGAGAGGTGTAACGTCTTGCTCAGGATTTGTCGTAAGGCGTCTTTAATACAAAGTTGTATGCATTGGATCGTGATGTTTGTTGGTATAGTTTCAGCTGTCATACTCGGACAAGCAGAGGTACGAGATGGAAGAGAGGCCGGATGCTCAGAAGCAAATCCTGGTTGAGATTGCAAAGAAACTTCCCATCTTTAGCCGAGCTCAATCTGGAGGTAAATTGTCCTATTTGGTAATTCATATGTTTACTCAGTATGATTCCACGTGGAATAATGCACTTATTTTGGCCATATCTGAAAACCAGAGGAGGAACAAAGGAGGTGCATCAGCCATGATGCGTTATCTCGCACATGATCTGTGAGTGTTGAAAAGAAGTTAGCTTTGTGCGTGCGACTCGAGCGTCCCCCGTCCAGAATAATCAGCCAATGCATCTCTTTCATTAGTGCTGATTGCTGAAGACTAAAGTTCTCGGCTACAGGAAGTAGGTGAAGGCTCAGCTCAAATGTCGTTCATTTAACTGGCCATCCTGTTGTCTCTAGCTATCAGGTTCTGCGACCGCTGCCAGGTATTGAAGCCCGACCGCTGTCACCACTGCTCGGTTTGTGAAACGTAagtccctccgtcctcctcgATCCATTCATCTAGGCCGTAGAGAGATTTGGCCAAAGCAAGGAGATCTGTGTGAACTGTTGTGATGATTAAAGGTGTCAGAGAGAATATCCGGTAGACAGACCAGATGTTTAACACAAAGAATCAGATCGCAGTCACACAACATGTAAAGAAGGCTGAATGAAAAGTCAGAGTTTTGATatgaaaattgtttttttgtttgttttttgtgaaggTGTGTCTTGAAGATGGACCACCACTGTCCCTGGTAAGTCACTCAGACGGTATTTCCTTGTTAAAAAGAATCTATGCATAAATTGTGCGTCAACAGccaaatttatttttctttttagggtGAACAACTGTGTGGGCTTTTCCAACTACAAGTTTTTCCTGCTTTTCCTCTCCTACTCCATGCTCTACTGTGTATTCATTGCAGCGACAGTCTTTCAGTATTTCCTCAAATTCTGGGTGGTGAGTTGTCATTGGTCTAAATGATCACTCATCCTTAACACCATAACAGTCACACAACAAACATTTAGTTGCACATTGTCAGCACTATTGCAGTTTCACAAGAACAGAGAACCAAACCCTGTGTCATGAGTCGAATCAACAATTTTCTCAAGTTTCCCGTTCTCCTGTTACTCTCCCACAGGGAGACTTGCCAAATGGGCCCGCAAAGTTCCATGTTCTCTTCCTCATGTTTGTGGCGCTCATGTTTTTCGTCAGTCTCATGTTCCTCTTTGGCTACCACTGTTGGTTGGTGGCCAAGAACAGATCCACTTTAGGTGAGGATTTACACATTTATCAGAGAATCCCTAAGATTCTGCTCACGGAGCTGCTCGCTGCACCTCTTGATTGTGGGTATTTTGTAAAAGTAGAATTAACATCATATATTCTGATTATTTTTCCCTTGTCTAGAGGCCTTCTCAGCTCCAGTTTTTGTCAATGGACCCGACAGAAGTGGCTTCAATGTCGGCACACGCAGAAACCTGCAGCAGGTATTTGGAGAGGATCGGAGACTTTGGTTCGTGCCGGTTTTCACAAGGTGAGTTTCAGGTCAAGAAGCCTCAAGTTAGGATGCATAATAAACCGGTTCCCCTCCTCTTGCTCATTAATTCAAGGGATGATACTCATTTTATATGAGCAATttgtgatatatatattatatatatatatatatatattagatgtacttatataaaataaatattttgctaATTTTAGAACCAGAGAACATAATACTACACAAAATACACGTCattgtaaataaaatactgAGTAATGTAATAGAATATATGGGATCTGGGTCGTTGATCGGGTGGACAGTACACAGTTGTCTCTCTGCAGTACACAGAGTTGTTTTATAAGTAGCAGTGTTGTAGCTAATGAACAGAATGTAGAATTAGAACTTGGGGTCAGTGGAGGGGACGAGACAATGTTAATGGTTCCTTAACTAGCTTCGGTCTTCTTTTATACACTGGACACGTCAGCCAAGGGAATGGCCACTACTTCCCCTTAAAGAATCGGACTTCTGAGTCCCACAACCCTTTGTTAGCTAATGAGGACATGTGGGAGGAGTCAGATGATGGTTCTGAGGAAGGAAGCTTGGGTGAGTCCCCTTTTCGTTTTGATGACTCATATTTATACATCACCACGTTCTTTGTTGTTCATTGAATCATTGCCTCATTATCATATATAACATGGCATTGcagaaaactgcaaaaaatgtgAATTGTCATGTGGATATCTATCTAGTTCTGAGATCTCTGCTTCAGTAGCTAACATTACAACTTTCCAATGTGCAGATTTATATTATGGAAATGTATCAaagttattattgtttttttaacataGGACATGATAATCATCATTTTAATTCACTTGATTTTCTATAATTCCAAAATACagaatactttttatttttattcccaaAATTCGAGCAGAACCATCTTAATACCCCGAATAGTCCTTAACTCACCTTTTGTGTAGTCTCAAAAAGTACTCGGCACACACCTAAAAAACGGTAACTAGTCAGTAGAGAGTCAGCTTCCAGCACTAAACCATAAGCAGTTATAAAACACACTTTGTCCCCTGAATTATAAATAAGGCTTTGACGCGGAAAGTGAAACAAACCAAGAGAATTGTGTTTTTGCGTTGAAACTAGTGTGTAATCTGAGGCACTACTCTTCCCCCTGCACAACAGTCTGGTTTCTAACAGCGTCATTCTGCTACCACCTTGTGGTCACATGCAACATAATGCCTGTGAGCTGAATCAGCTTCAACAACAC
This window contains:
- the zdhhc15b gene encoding palmitoyltransferase ZDHHC15B isoform X1, whose translation is MALSRGLRCCQRVFSWIPVLIITCVVLWSYYAYVFELCLFTLTNTLEKVAYLLVFHVCFVMFSWTYWKSIFTPPASPCKKFQLSYSDKQRYEMEERPDAQKQILVEIAKKLPIFSRAQSGAIRFCDRCQVLKPDRCHHCSVCETCVLKMDHHCPWVNNCVGFSNYKFFLLFLSYSMLYCVFIAATVFQYFLKFWVGDLPNGPAKFHVLFLMFVALMFFVSLMFLFGYHCWLVAKNRSTLEAFSAPVFVNGPDRSGFNVGTRRNLQQVFGEDRRLWFVPVFTSQGNGHYFPLKNRTSESHNPLLANEDMWEESDDGSEEGSLAEDQDPSVTIEMEE
- the zdhhc15b gene encoding palmitoyltransferase ZDHHC15B isoform X2; this translates as MALSRGLRCCQRVFSWIPVLIITCVVLWSYYAYVFELCLFTLTNTLEKVAYLLVFHVCFVMFSWTYWKSIFTPPASPCKKFQLSYSDKQRYEMEERPDAQKQILVEIAKKLPIFSRAQSGAIRFCDRCQVLKPDRCHHCSVCETCVLKMDHHCPWVNNCVGFSNYKFFLLFLSYSMLYCVFIAATVFQYFLKFWVGDLPNGPAKFHVLFLMFVALMFFVSLMFLFGYHCWLVAKNRSTLEAFSAPVFVNGPDRSGFNVGTRRNLQQVFGEDRRLWFVPVFTR
- the zdhhc15b gene encoding palmitoyltransferase ZDHHC15B isoform X3 gives rise to the protein MFSWTYWKSIFTPPASPCKKFQLSYSDKQRYEMEERPDAQKQILVEIAKKLPIFSRAQSGAIRFCDRCQVLKPDRCHHCSVCETCVLKMDHHCPWVNNCVGFSNYKFFLLFLSYSMLYCVFIAATVFQYFLKFWVGDLPNGPAKFHVLFLMFVALMFFVSLMFLFGYHCWLVAKNRSTLEAFSAPVFVNGPDRSGFNVGTRRNLQQVFGEDRRLWFVPVFTSQGNGHYFPLKNRTSESHNPLLANEDMWEESDDGSEEGSLAEDQDPSVTIEMEE